Genomic window (Amaranthus tricolor cultivar Red isolate AtriRed21 chromosome 7, ASM2621246v1, whole genome shotgun sequence):
AAAGAAACTCAAGAGAAGCTTTTACTTTCTAGAAGACCAACTAGAAATCCAAGAAGTAAAATGATCAGAAGAATTGATATGATTTGGTTTGGATAAATATTTTAGCAAGAAaaaattttgatcaattttagtTAGTATGCAAAAACCATTTCTTCTTATATTTGTATGTTGCTTTAAAAATCAACCACTAAAAACTTACTCCAAAAggtatgaacaatgaacatattCAGTAAATATTAATGATGATCACGAACTAATGAATAAGAGAAGATATTTTATGTTTCTTTGCTAATTTGAATCAATCTAAaagatgaaaattttaaatagcaaCACACAATTATCATAAAGAGTTGCTATCTtcgataataataaaagtaggtTATCTCTCTTAGATTCTCTTGTGTTTGAGCTAGTTAACATAAAATCAATTCATTTCTTGccttacttttatatatatatatatatatatatatatatatatatatatatatatatatatatatatatatatatatatatatatatattttttgaaaccTAATAAACCCAaacctaattaaattaaatgatttgGCAAAAGTCGGTTAGAAAAGATATTTGTCATTTATTAAaacttttattaaattgtatataaTGAGAATCTGATGGTAATATACtatgtgttttaatttgataaaaGACAATTTTAAAACTAGTAATATCAGTACGAATTACGATCGACTATTCCCTTTGTCACctttttttattagaaaaatacaagTTGAAGCAATATTGAAAGTCCATATTACTCGTTATCAAGTTGAAGCAATATAGTAATTGTGTTGCAAATATACAATATAAGTTATCTAAACGGGATACTAAGTTGATAAACAATATTCACGTTACCAAAATATTAGGTTTTCTCCCCTATTAGGGTCTTGGGATTAGGGATCCTGTTCCAGCACATAAAGAGATAATCCAATCCCAAGACCCCTAATCCCATAGACGACGCTATGTATGTGTTGGAATAGGACCCCTTATCCCAACACCTTAAAAGGAAAGAAAACCCAATCACCATCATGAATAAAGGACAGGACGAAGCAATCAGAACCCCTTCAAAGTTCTCGGCTCCCTAGGAAAGACAACTTAGCTCCCTGGAGGATTAAACCTGCTCCCTAGCTAAGAGTCAGGACAACAGGACTCACAGAGGCAGCAGGGGCATATCAAAAGGACCTTGAAGAACATAAATACCTGCAGGATGGTTAACCTTGCAGAATGATAACAATGGAAACGATGACGTGGCAGGAGACAACTGCAGTTGTACTCAGAAAAGCTGTTAACACTTATATAAGGCAACGCACCACACCTACCTCGTACCCTACCTAGGTAAGTGTACTAAAAGACAGAGAGTGGGGACCATGGTATAAAGACCAGCAAATCACTGGACGCCACATAGGCTTATAGAATATTCTATTTCTCTCTCCACTGATCCCGAAAAGGATTCCATTCAAGGAAAAAGCCAAAACTGCCATTAGGGTTTTGGGAACCTCTCCTAAAACCCACCACTATAAATATACGATGCCATGCATCaccaaaaaagagaaaaaaaacgTAACTTTGACACTAAAACCCAAGTATGATTCTCTCATACAACTCTAATTCCTTATAAACTTTATCAGCAATTATCTCAAAACCCTTACAGGCTTAATCATCGGAGGAGGACCCCTGGAGGACCCCTCTCTGGCCCTCGTTTGCTACCTTGTGCAGGAAAATACGGTAAAACAGTTGGAAAAGCAACTCAGATCTCCTTAGTAGTTCATATATACTGTGAACCTTAAAAGGCATTCTCTTCATCTTTATTGAGAGTGTTGATTGTTCTCTCTACATTCGGAACAAGAAGTATTTCACTTTCAAATTTTTACTCCAAGCATCATATCAccctattattaatttattaatttattatcataACTACATTTTTGTACGTAAAATTAACCTTGACTTGGGTATAATATTTTTCACTATTACTCCAACTAATTGCTAAGTAACTATTATAAAAGAGACCGATGCGGGATTTTCTCTTACTTCTTTGTTTTAATGagattgttaatttttttttaaagttgtttcatAGGATATAAAAATACGGTTTTTCTAACCTATATACTGTTATAGTAGATAGTATattctggggcctcaaccatcagtatTCTCCGATATGTTAATATGTCCAAGGTACTCTTGATCGTGGTTTGCAACTTTATAAATCTTTCATTTCTTCTCTATTATCTTATACggatgctgattggggtggaTGTCCTAACACCCGTCATTAAATTCTACTTCGAGTTACTGTGTCTTTTTGGGTGATAATTTCACCATCCTTGTCACATATGAGAATTTCAAACTTTTTCTTCTAGTCACTCTAAAAACTACGACATAAAATTATCCTTAACTAAAAACATGCTTAAGTAGTAACAATCCATAGTTGGATCTGTCTAAAAACTATAACATAAAATTATCCTTAACTAAAAACATGCTTAAGTAGGAACAACCCATTGTTGGATAGGGATTGTACTTGACTCTTAAATGTAAGAAGTGTTTTGAATTGAACAATAATCCTGAGCAGGATATAATGAATATTGTTTTATCATATATGATTAGTTAAGCTGAGATATGGATGTCTCGGTATTTGTCCACTAGATTTGACAACAAAGTTTAAAGATGATCATGAAGTTAGTTGGTTGAActttttaaccatttaaaacaAGTTGATGCACTAGAAATTGTTATTGATGGATTGGAAAATGTGAGAGGTCCTAATCCTCTTTTTGTAAATGAAGCTATGAGAATAGCTAGTTTGCATAACAACTCAAATATTCCGTCTCTAAACCAACCAAAACCTTTTCTTACCAAAACTAGAATTtacagtgtaacataattcaccAGTTAATTCACTATTTAAATCACGATTCGCTTAAATTAACCCTAAAATTAACCAAAACATaccataaattatttttttataagcaATTTGCTATGAAATTAGTAAATCATGTGACGTTGTTCTTTGTTACCTTCTTTAAAAATTCCTCCAAGACCTTGTCAAGCCTTAACACGTAACCAACACATACCATAAAGACAAACACTTTACAATACGTCCAGCTAAATTTAACGGCCACAACGACAATACAAGCTAAAAGGTTTGCAAACTTCACGAAATCGAAGAAAAGTTGTTGTTTCTTCATTATTGGGCCCTGGTAGGATTGCTCCTGAAGAACCAGGTTCATGCAACAATGATGAAACTGAAAATTCTACTAATACACTTATCTGTATAATACATTTAAAATTTACTACTCACCAGAAACTAGAAACCATGTCAAATATTATAGTCTTGTTACCTAAATTAGATAGTATGTTGGATTCTTCACTTGTGTTATTAGGGATTTACTTTCTATTTAGAGACCATTACATTGTTTCATTTTGTGTACAAACATATTATCCTTGTCGAAATTCTATCAGTAAGTAACACTTGGTGGCGGGATTTTCGAAAACAACAAGTTCTTGTCGATACCATAACCACCACTATTAGTCAGTGACACAAGTGCTGCCACAAGTCCAGCATTTCCGGCTAAGGTAGGTGCTGCAGAGCCACGATTTCTACGATCATTGTGGAAACGATCAAATTGATCAGGTCCTCCAACCATGGCTCCTTCAATGGTGTTAGGGTTGGGTTTGGTGCTGTCCCTCCATTTATACCCACTTTTGCACGAGTATTTTTTACCGTCTGATGGAATTGAGGCTGCTCGATGATGCACATGAGTCGGATACTTGTCTCCATAGCCCACCACGTAACTTAGTCTTAAGGGGTTTTTGCCTAAAATGTAGTCTATCTGTGTCAATATGAAAAAAGCCATGTATGAAATCTTTCTCGATTTGTAGTGTTGGATCATGAGAGAAAATTTTGATTAGGGAAACGGGAAATAAACCTGAGATGATGCAAATTCCCGAAGAGTTTTTACTGTGAAGAAATTGGGGCCACAAGTCCATCCAGCACTCTCACTAGCATTCAGGTAATCAGCAAATAAGTTTGCCAAAAATGCAGCATTTGCTGCATACTGCAATGGTTGAGACCCTCCATCATTCAGATGTATTAGTCCTCCTGCAATAGTGTATGAGCAACAAACATTCTTGAAAGTAGAATTACTAAAagcacataatattaattttattgcgcaaacaataaattaagttcAGTAATAGTTACTCAACATCATCACACCCAGTGTATACCGCTCATAGAAgttatgatcagggtctggggatAAATGGAAGGAAGACGCAAACCATACCCTTGTCGAAGAAGATAAGGAGGTTGCAGCCAATGAGACCCTTGGCTCAAAAAAGACctggaaatgaaaaaaaaagagacaAGTAGCAAAACAAAACTCGAGAAACTAACTGTATGAACTAAACACATCACTAACACATCagcaaatatcaattttaatcatAAATAGGTGAAAttctgagcatgttcaacatgttcgaccACACAAGGCCCCATAATTTAAGGgcttcaatattaaattacgtggtatatgttaagtgttaaaagatacaaaattgttagaaaaatatcacaATTTTGAAAATGCATAGGTCTTTTgaaaaatttgtcaatttttgctcTGCCCCTGATCATAAAAGTTTTGCGAATGTCATACCTTGAGTCCAATTGAAGAGATGGTAGGGTTTGAGATAAGAACACATGGACAAAGAAATAAGTTTATGATGCTCTGCCAATGTTGCTTCATAAGGGTAGCCCGGAGCATAAAACAGCCTTAGCCTCGTCAACAACATCAAAGCTGAAGGGACCTTATTATCCCAACTTAAGACTCCTGCTTTCTTAGTCCATTTCAATGTCATAGCGTTCTTAGTTATTCCTTTATTAGTTGCTAAAGTGAGATACTTAAGATTTCCGGTACCAAAAAACAACCACGTTGCACCCCACAAGTACTCATCAAAGTACCCTGTCGAGTTGTAGTAAGGCTCAATCCAAGGGTTCCCCCGGCTATAGGGTCTTCTTTTTTGTGGGTCTCGAGCAAAGGCAAATAGAGCTTCTGCACTCTTAATGAGTTTGTTCGAGTATGTTAGGTTGTCATTGAATACAATCGAAGTTGATGCCAAGGCTGCGGCCATTTCCCCTGCTAGTTCTGGCCCTGCATATGCTGTTTGGACTGGTCTAGGGTAATCCATGTCTTCCGGTCTCTCCCAACAGCTAAAATCGTCAGGCGATTTTGAATTTTCGTAGGCACCACCAACCTTCCCAATGGGAATATATTAGACTACAAATTTATGCTACTTAGTGCAGGGTATAAACAAGATAAGATTCCTCGTCTTAAGACTAGTATCGCCACAAGACTTTATCAGCTTAACTAGTTGACATCTAGTGAAAAATAGTCGTTTTAGATGAAGTTCACAAAGCTTTAATCATTATTAGTGTCTCATGATTCGCTATATGGTcgattttaggctatttttaaccattttgagcgaatcgcgaattcaaaaggtaaactaactagcgaattatgtttcactggtCATTATGTTGTGAATTAAAGGTACCTGGCTATAGATTTTGGTGATCTTGGAGGCATCGGAGTCGAAAGTCAAGAGCAAGTAATCAGTCCCCCATTTGATGAGTTCGCGAACATGATTATACTCATTAACGGCATGGTATTTGTGAGGGTATTCGAGCAAGCTCCAGCTTAGCATTGTCATAGAGAAGGCTAAAGGAAAATGAAACTTGGTATTTTCTCCAGAATCATAGTATCCACCCACTAAACCTCCATTCACATCTTTCAGTATTGATCCATCTAGTAAGCCTGAGTTCCCTCTCCATGGAATTCCATTGCTTTTGGGCAGTTTTCCAGCTGCAACATGTTCATGACACTGATTCAGTTCAAAGCTcatcttttattagtatttctCAAGATATTTTCTTGTTATTTACTAACTACGACTAGGATTATATGATCAAACTTTAACAACTTTGGCTATAACAATGTGAAAATCACGAGTTAGTCTAGTTGTTGAAGGTTTTTCCTTCTACTGTGATGGGGTTTCGTTTTCACCACCCATAGGAAGATCAATTCCCCACTAACATATTATCTGTAACTAGCTTAGTTGATCAAGTCATATGAGGTGTAACAAATGAATCAATTCTCATCTATTGGGCATTTACACTGGCAACTACCATTTGACTCTAACGGCTCCTTTGGTTAATTGCTGGTAAtaagaatgatttgtagtgtaaattttcatgaatgtatcatgtcatttccatagtaatgaaagtttgaccattaaaaagtttttttgttcacaattttctattaattaCCACCTTATATCACATGTTTAAATGGTAATGCCCTTGAATGAAT
Coding sequences:
- the LOC130817919 gene encoding endoglucanase 12-like; this translates as MKMGLGSMRFRAFKWAIWFIVMATWIGPVRLTSTSSSQTLPKHSFDNYSVALNKAMLFFNAQKSGKLPKSNGIPWRGNSGLLDGSILKDVNGGLVGGYYDSGENTKFHFPLAFSMTMLSWSLLEYPHKYHAVNEYNHVRELIKWGTDYLLLTFDSDASKITKIYSQVGGAYENSKSPDDFSCWERPEDMDYPRPVQTAYAGPELAGEMAAALASTSIVFNDNLTYSNKLIKSAEALFAFARDPQKRRPYSRGNPWIEPYYNSTGYFDEYLWGATWLFFGTGNLKYLTLATNKGITKNAMTLKWTKKAGVLSWDNKVPSALMLLTRLRLFYAPGYPYEATLAEHHKLISLSMCSYLKPYHLFNWTQGGLIHLNDGGSQPLQYAANAAFLANLFADYLNASESAGWTCGPNFFTVKTLREFASSQIDYILGKNPLRLSYVVGYGDKYPTHVHHRAASIPSDGKKYSCKSGYKWRDSTKPNPNTIEGAMVGGPDQFDRFHNDRRNRGSAAPTLAGNAGLVAALVSLTNSGGYGIDKNLLFSKIPPPSVTY